A region of Stegostoma tigrinum isolate sSteTig4 chromosome 3, sSteTig4.hap1, whole genome shotgun sequence DNA encodes the following proteins:
- the LOC132209503 gene encoding serine protease inhibitor Kazal-type 2-like, which yields MDLNVWLRNWCRKQGFKFLDHWGMFCVLAVHPINANYEESIKTPNCAQYHTRACSRIRDPVCGTNEITFPNECMLCLHNWEYSQNVKIRKNGNC from the exons atggacttgaatgtgtggctgaggaactggtgcagaaaACAAGGAttcaaattcttggatcactggggtatgttttgcg tacTGGCTGTTCACCCAATTAATGCAAATTATGAGGAATCGATTAAAACT CCTAACTGTGCGCAGTACCATACAAGAGCATGCTCAAGGATTCGGGACCCAGTCTGTGGaacaaatgaaataacattcCCTAACGAGTGTATGTTGTGCTTACACAATTG GGAATATAGTCAGAATGTGAAGATAAGGAAGAATGGAAATTGTTGA